From Pseudoalteromonas rubra, one genomic window encodes:
- the panP gene encoding pyridoxal-dependent aspartate 1-decarboxylase PanP: MGPKRCAVASEESLMRIFTVPEAPSSTLSVIEQEISSNLAGFLNENIAAIEKPLHEIEKDFQSAMIPEEPMFVSDYAQDIMEQLVAHSVHTASPSFIGHMTSALPHFVLPLSKLMVGLNQNLVKIETSKAFTPLERQVLGMMHHLAYGEDDAFYEKWMHSAKTALGAFCSGGTIANISALWIARNRLLGPDGDFKGLASEGIMAAMLHYGYKGLAVLVSERGHYSLGKAADVLGIGRSNFIAVKTDENNKVDVEAMRAKAQTLREQGIKVMAIVGVAGTTETGNIDPLPEMAALAQDLGCHFHVDAAWGGATLLSANYRHLLKGIELADSITIDAHKQMYVPMGAGIVLFKDPTATDAIEHHAEYILRKGSKDLGSHTLEGSRPGMAMLVHACLRVIGRKGYEMLIDKGIEKAHYFAELIREEDDFELVSEPELCLLTYRYVPKQIRQAIEQADEQERIDIYAALNRFTASMQKRQRESGRSFVSRTRLTPSQYQYQPTVVFRVVLANPLTSKQMLKEILAEQKGLAQSDPVFKKYLAKYMA, translated from the coding sequence ATGGGTCCAAAGCGTTGTGCAGTCGCTTCTGAAGAAAGCTTAATGCGTATCTTTACCGTTCCAGAAGCACCCAGCTCCACGTTAAGTGTAATAGAGCAGGAAATTTCCAGTAATCTGGCGGGCTTTCTGAATGAAAATATCGCAGCAATTGAAAAACCATTGCATGAGATAGAAAAAGACTTTCAGTCGGCAATGATCCCGGAAGAACCGATGTTTGTCTCTGACTATGCCCAGGATATTATGGAGCAGTTGGTTGCACATTCCGTGCATACCGCGTCGCCAAGCTTTATCGGGCATATGACCTCAGCGCTGCCGCATTTTGTTCTGCCGTTGTCAAAGCTGATGGTCGGTTTGAATCAGAACCTGGTAAAAATAGAAACTTCAAAGGCCTTTACGCCATTGGAGAGACAGGTGCTGGGCATGATGCATCACCTTGCTTATGGTGAAGATGACGCCTTCTATGAAAAATGGATGCACAGTGCCAAAACCGCACTCGGCGCATTTTGCTCTGGGGGTACCATTGCCAATATTTCGGCGTTGTGGATTGCCCGCAACCGATTGCTTGGTCCGGATGGTGACTTCAAAGGGCTTGCCAGTGAAGGGATCATGGCTGCCATGCTGCATTATGGATACAAAGGCCTGGCCGTGTTGGTGTCTGAGCGTGGTCACTATTCATTGGGTAAAGCGGCCGATGTATTGGGCATTGGGCGCAGTAACTTTATTGCCGTTAAAACTGATGAGAACAATAAGGTTGACGTTGAGGCAATGCGCGCTAAGGCACAGACGCTGCGTGAGCAGGGCATTAAGGTCATGGCGATTGTTGGCGTGGCCGGTACTACTGAAACGGGCAACATAGATCCCTTACCCGAAATGGCGGCGCTGGCTCAGGACCTGGGATGTCATTTTCACGTTGATGCAGCCTGGGGCGGTGCAACTTTGTTGTCAGCGAATTACCGGCATTTACTTAAGGGCATTGAGTTGGCTGATTCAATCACCATTGATGCGCACAAGCAAATGTATGTGCCAATGGGCGCAGGTATTGTATTGTTTAAAGATCCCACCGCAACAGATGCGATAGAACACCACGCGGAGTACATTCTGCGTAAAGGGTCAAAAGACCTGGGTAGTCATACACTTGAGGGCAGCCGCCCTGGTATGGCCATGCTGGTTCATGCATGTTTACGGGTGATAGGGCGTAAAGGGTATGAAATGCTGATCGACAAAGGCATTGAAAAAGCCCACTATTTTGCAGAGCTGATCCGCGAGGAAGACGACTTTGAGTTGGTCTCTGAACCGGAGCTATGCCTGCTGACCTATCGCTATGTGCCAAAACAGATCCGCCAGGCGATTGAACAAGCCGATGAGCAGGAACGCATTGATATCTATGCGGCGCTGAACCGATTTACTGCCAGTATGCAGAAACGCCAGCGTGAATCAGGCCGCTCTTTTGTATCACGGACGCGCTTAACCCCTTCGCAATATCAGTATCAGCCTACCGTGGTATTCAGAGTGGTGTTAGCCAATCCTCTGACCTCAAAGCAGATGCTAAAAGAGATTCTGGCAGAACAAAAAGGGCTGGCGCAGAGCGATCCGGTCTTTAAAAAGTACCTGGCAAAATACATGGCTTAG
- a CDS encoding GGDEF domain-containing protein, with translation MNKRNFALRALSLTWIVIGFVVFVASLSAYVLYTYHQTRTTIVQGIDQKLLMAARSTQLILGEGYHDRLNEISSDEYRHKSMLLSQLAQHLGVEYVYAMVYDAPYVRFSASSYTQTDVLQDKVTRMLDLYSEATSVNKSAFRSTQPLYEVSEDKWGHFKTIFIPHVTRDGKVFLTGADIKTSHIQTELAKSVKEALFTACFFFAIALLVAGMYLLILRKTLTTDPRTGFPNRLALEQDLAKNPTQHLSLAIIAINELEEIVSFYGTDVGDEIIRRVMSHFGEFTAPFKVYRLATAKLVLLSDANKGEHYLSSLINEFPATTPILQDPHLYIQVTAGIASGNKRLLLENAFIACRQAQQKQQRVCIYGQDPTQIKTIQESHIAIAKTVQSAFEQHRILPYFTPRMGTESKAVEQYHCTPRVLTEQGLILRPESFSEVIRHSRLSSQLTKVMLELCTAHFRKSHHAWSMQLSWQDLADPQIMEFIFAQIRRYPQPAKITFELEEQEVIEHFADMRVYINVLKSKGVNIMVASSNSGLLTISRVLKLTIDSVKLTSSVIEQLSEETELHEYIEHIARLCHERQITLLVDGVQSKYQLDQLLSCNVKLVEGSLIGAPGPHINVSQSNMGKDFQASA, from the coding sequence ATGAATAAACGGAATTTTGCGCTTAGGGCCTTATCTCTGACCTGGATAGTCATCGGCTTTGTAGTTTTTGTTGCCTCTTTGTCGGCCTATGTACTTTACACTTATCATCAGACCCGTACCACCATAGTACAAGGTATAGATCAAAAGCTCCTTATGGCTGCCCGAAGTACCCAACTCATATTGGGAGAAGGCTATCATGACAGACTCAACGAAATTAGCAGCGATGAATATCGCCACAAGAGTATGCTATTATCTCAACTGGCACAGCACCTGGGTGTCGAGTATGTGTATGCCATGGTCTATGATGCGCCCTATGTCCGTTTCAGTGCCTCTAGCTACACCCAAACTGACGTATTACAGGACAAAGTCACCCGCATGCTCGACCTCTACTCTGAGGCAACCTCGGTTAACAAAAGCGCATTTCGCTCAACACAGCCGTTATACGAAGTGTCCGAAGACAAATGGGGCCATTTTAAAACCATTTTTATTCCCCACGTAACACGTGACGGCAAGGTCTTCCTGACTGGAGCCGATATTAAAACATCACACATCCAAACCGAATTGGCAAAAAGCGTTAAAGAGGCCCTGTTCACCGCGTGCTTCTTCTTTGCCATTGCTTTACTGGTGGCAGGGATGTATTTACTGATACTGAGAAAAACCCTGACAACCGATCCGCGTACCGGGTTTCCCAATCGTCTGGCATTAGAACAGGATCTGGCCAAAAACCCCACTCAGCACCTTAGCCTGGCAATTATCGCAATCAACGAGCTGGAAGAGATAGTGAGCTTTTATGGCACCGATGTCGGTGATGAGATCATACGCAGAGTGATGAGCCATTTCGGTGAATTTACCGCCCCATTTAAAGTGTACCGTCTTGCCACTGCCAAGCTGGTGCTATTGAGCGATGCCAACAAAGGGGAGCATTATCTGAGTAGCCTGATCAATGAATTTCCTGCCACGACGCCGATTTTACAGGACCCACATTTATACATTCAGGTAACCGCCGGCATAGCCAGTGGCAATAAACGCCTGTTACTGGAGAATGCGTTTATTGCATGTCGTCAGGCACAACAAAAACAGCAACGAGTGTGCATCTATGGACAGGATCCAACGCAGATCAAGACCATTCAGGAATCCCATATTGCCATTGCAAAAACAGTTCAAAGTGCGTTTGAACAACATCGTATTCTGCCCTACTTTACACCACGTATGGGCACTGAGAGCAAAGCCGTTGAACAATATCATTGCACCCCGAGAGTACTCACTGAGCAGGGCCTGATCTTACGTCCTGAATCTTTCTCAGAGGTGATCCGCCACTCCAGGCTGAGCTCTCAACTGACCAAAGTCATGCTTGAGCTGTGCACCGCACATTTTCGAAAATCACATCATGCCTGGAGCATGCAACTGAGCTGGCAGGATCTGGCCGACCCGCAAATCATGGAATTTATTTTTGCGCAGATCAGGCGCTACCCGCAGCCTGCCAAAATTACCTTTGAGCTGGAAGAGCAAGAAGTGATTGAGCATTTTGCCGATATGCGGGTTTATATCAATGTGCTAAAAAGCAAAGGGGTGAATATCATGGTGGCGTCAAGCAACAGTGGTTTGCTGACCATCAGCAGGGTACTAAAACTCACTATAGACAGCGTTAAGCTGACCTCCAGCGTCATTGAGCAACTAAGTGAAGAGACTGAATTGCATGAGTACATTGAACACATTGCCAGACTCTGCCATGAGCGCCAAATCACCTTGTTGGTTGACGGTGTACAAAGTAAATATCAGCTGGATCAATTGCTAAGCTGCAACGTTAAGTTGGTTGAAGGAAGCCTGATTGGCGCTCCTGGCCCACACATCAATGTCAGCCAGAGCAATATGGGCAAGGATTTTCAGGCCAGTGCCTGA